One window of Macrococcus sp. 19Msa1099 genomic DNA carries:
- a CDS encoding YgzB family protein produces the protein MKLFNRKPTSKINRMRTWALSIIFIAMIVMYIGAAIFYFSHSKLLFSLFLLIGTLLFLFSFVMYFWIGMLSTRTVQVRCPNCEHYTKMLGRADICANCNQPLTLDPSLEGKAFNQDYNNKRKSKALEEQNKNGN, from the coding sequence TTGAAGTTATTCAATAGAAAACCTACGAGTAAGATCAACAGAATGCGCACTTGGGCACTTTCTATTATATTTATTGCAATGATTGTAATGTATATAGGTGCGGCAATATTCTATTTCTCTCATAGTAAACTGCTGTTTTCATTGTTTTTATTGATTGGTACATTATTATTCTTATTTAGTTTCGTAATGTATTTCTGGATTGGTATGCTATCGACAAGAACTGTACAGGTACGCTGTCCAAACTGTGAGCATTATACAAAGATGCTTGGCAGAGCGGATATATGTGCTAACTGCAACCAGCCATTGACACTTGACCCTTCATTAGAAGGTAAAGCGTTCAATCAAGATTACAATAATAAGAGAAAGAGCAAGGCACTTGAAGAACAAAATAAAAACGGAAACTAA
- the perR gene encoding peroxide-responsive transcriptional repressor PerR: MSVHTQKDFLQEAISTLRKTGVRITPQRQAILQYLIATDSHPSADEIYKALSPNFPNMSVATVYNNLKVFKESGLVKELTYGDAASRFDFDTQNHYHIICTACGKIKDFHYPRLDEVENIAEHITGYAVTHHRMEIYGVCPECQNKNGN, from the coding sequence ATGTCAGTTCATACGCAGAAAGACTTTCTGCAAGAAGCAATTAGCACGTTAAGAAAGACTGGCGTAAGGATTACACCTCAACGACAAGCTATTTTACAGTACCTTATTGCAACAGATAGTCACCCGTCAGCTGATGAAATTTATAAAGCGCTATCCCCGAATTTCCCTAATATGAGTGTGGCTACTGTCTATAATAACTTAAAGGTCTTCAAAGAGAGCGGTCTTGTAAAGGAACTCACATATGGTGATGCAGCGAGCAGATTTGATTTTGATACGCAGAATCATTACCACATTATCTGTACAGCTTGTGGTAAGATTAAAGATTTTCACTACCCGAGATTAGATGAAGTAGAGAATATTGCAGAACATATTACAGGTTATGCTGTTACCCATCATCGTATGGAGATTTATGGTGTATGTCCAGAATGTCAAAATAAAAACGGAAACTAA
- a CDS encoding phosphoglycerate dehydrogenase has product MNIISNVKLGELLNNLIAQYPEHSFKSIALKDMTDEDKKSMDILISHDRQVDEAFLSQCPNLKWIAWYAAGVNKLPLKTIKERNMILTNARGVHKVQISEYIFSYIMTDYKNVLEYYKLQQDKGFKTDIRHKELFEQTICFIGTGEIPSYAARIAQAFNMKVIGINTTGQDIAYFDEVYAIDERLHAFEQSDIIVNVLPETESTIDLLKQEDFQAMGSDALFINVGRGTVVKEDILIQALTDKVIRFACLDVFYNEPLEAEHPLYKLDNVIMTPHITGLSTHYNQRATNIFVDNMNMGIDNKRNFKNLVDLDKGY; this is encoded by the coding sequence ATGAACATTATTTCGAATGTAAAACTTGGAGAATTATTGAATAATCTTATAGCACAGTACCCTGAGCATTCATTTAAATCAATAGCGCTAAAAGATATGACTGACGAAGATAAGAAAAGTATGGATATATTAATCTCACATGACAGACAAGTGGATGAAGCATTTCTCTCACAATGCCCGAATTTAAAATGGATAGCATGGTATGCAGCTGGAGTTAACAAGCTGCCACTTAAAACAATTAAAGAGAGAAATATGATATTAACGAATGCACGTGGCGTTCATAAAGTACAAATCTCAGAGTATATATTCAGCTATATTATGACGGACTACAAAAATGTATTAGAATATTACAAATTACAACAGGATAAAGGCTTTAAAACAGACATTAGACACAAAGAACTGTTCGAGCAGACCATCTGCTTTATCGGTACAGGAGAAATCCCGTCGTATGCTGCACGTATTGCACAAGCATTCAATATGAAAGTAATTGGTATCAATACAACAGGGCAAGATATAGCGTATTTTGATGAAGTATATGCGATTGATGAACGCCTACACGCATTTGAACAATCAGATATAATTGTCAATGTATTACCGGAAACAGAAAGTACGATAGATCTACTTAAACAAGAAGATTTCCAGGCGATGGGGAGTGACGCACTGTTTATTAATGTAGGTAGAGGTACAGTAGTTAAAGAAGATATACTGATTCAGGCATTGACAGATAAAGTCATTAGATTCGCATGCCTAGATGTCTTTTATAACGAACCCCTTGAAGCGGAGCATCCACTATATAAATTAGACAACGTGATTATGACACCACATATAACTGGACTGAGTACCCATTACAATCAACGTGCTACAAATATCTTTGTTGATAATATGAATATGGGAATTGATAATAAACGTAACTTCAAGAATCTGGTAGACTTAGACAAAGGGTACTAA
- a CDS encoding peroxiredoxin produces the protein MLEKGMLLPDFKMENQDGEIITNQDLFGKKTVLYFYPRDNTPTCTTQACDFNDNLDVLNALDAQVYGISGDSKVKHTNFINKHNLKFDLLVDEDYGFSKQLSIYRLKKSFGKESMGIVRTTIILDDDTRIIEVFDGVKVKTQMEDIKKVLQGEK, from the coding sequence ATGTTAGAAAAGGGAATGTTATTACCTGATTTTAAGATGGAGAATCAAGATGGGGAAATCATTACAAATCAAGATCTGTTCGGTAAAAAGACAGTTTTATACTTCTATCCGAGAGATAATACACCAACATGTACAACTCAAGCGTGTGATTTCAATGATAATCTAGATGTACTTAATGCACTGGATGCACAAGTATATGGTATAAGTGGAGATAGTAAAGTAAAGCATACGAATTTTATTAATAAGCATAATCTGAAATTCGATTTGCTAGTAGATGAAGACTATGGTTTTTCAAAGCAGCTAAGTATATATAGGCTCAAGAAGTCGTTCGGTAAGGAATCAATGGGCATTGTCAGAACAACGATTATTCTTGATGACGATACACGAATCATTGAAGTCTTTGACGGTGTTAAAGTGAAGACTCAGATGGAAGATATCAAAAAAGTATTGCAAGGAGAAAAATAG
- a CDS encoding glutamate-1-semialdehyde 2,1-aminomutase: MNFSNSEAIQNRANAAILGGVNSPSRSYKAVGGGAPVVMARGEGAYFYDVDGNKYIDYLAAYGPIITGHAHPHITEAIKRAAESGVLYGTPTEHEVVFAEMLQEAIPSLEKVRFVNSGTEAVMTTIRVARAYTGRDKIIKFAGCYHGHSDLVLVAAGSGPSQLGTPDSAGVPKSVAQEVITVPFNDIEQFKEAFHHFGDQIAGVLVEPIVGNFGIVEPYAGFLEAVNEVVHSHGALVIYDEVITAFRFCYGGAQDMLGVKPDLTAFGKVIGGGLPIGAYGGRQDIMEHIAPLGPTYQAGTMAGNPLSMQAGIALLEVIKAEGTYDYLDKLGEMLETGMNELIEKYSIKANINRLKGAMTIYFTDEKVENYEQAEATDGEAFAKFFKLMLHQGINLAPSKYEAWFITIAHTEQDIQDTLIAVENSFKQM; encoded by the coding sequence ATGAACTTTAGTAATTCAGAAGCAATACAAAATCGTGCGAATGCGGCAATCCTTGGAGGTGTTAACTCACCTTCTCGTTCTTATAAGGCAGTTGGTGGCGGTGCGCCTGTAGTGATGGCGCGTGGTGAAGGTGCTTACTTCTATGATGTGGACGGTAATAAATATATTGATTATCTTGCAGCTTATGGCCCAATTATTACAGGTCATGCGCATCCTCACATTACTGAAGCCATTAAGCGTGCAGCTGAAAGTGGTGTATTATATGGTACTCCAACAGAACACGAAGTTGTGTTTGCTGAAATGCTGCAAGAAGCAATCCCATCATTAGAAAAAGTACGCTTCGTTAACTCAGGTACGGAAGCTGTGATGACAACGATTCGTGTTGCGCGTGCATATACTGGCAGAGATAAGATTATTAAATTTGCAGGATGCTATCATGGCCATTCAGACTTAGTACTTGTGGCAGCAGGCAGTGGCCCATCACAACTTGGTACTCCGGACTCGGCAGGCGTACCAAAGAGTGTGGCACAAGAAGTAATTACGGTTCCATTTAATGATATAGAACAATTCAAAGAAGCATTCCATCACTTCGGCGATCAGATTGCAGGTGTATTAGTTGAGCCAATCGTCGGTAATTTCGGTATTGTAGAACCATACGCTGGATTTCTTGAAGCAGTGAATGAAGTGGTACATAGTCACGGGGCGCTTGTTATCTATGATGAAGTTATCACTGCATTCCGTTTCTGCTATGGTGGTGCACAAGACATGCTTGGTGTAAAACCTGACTTGACAGCTTTCGGTAAAGTTATTGGTGGCGGCTTACCGATTGGGGCATACGGTGGACGTCAGGATATCATGGAACATATTGCGCCTCTTGGTCCAACTTATCAGGCAGGTACGATGGCAGGCAATCCATTAAGTATGCAGGCAGGTATCGCTCTACTTGAAGTGATCAAGGCTGAAGGCACTTATGATTATCTGGATAAGCTTGGTGAGATGCTCGAGACAGGCATGAATGAACTGATTGAAAAATATAGTATCAAAGCCAATATTAATCGTCTTAAAGGTGCAATGACAATTTATTTTACAGATGAAAAAGTAGAGAATTATGAACAAGCTGAAGCTACCGATGGAGAAGCTTTCGCCAAATTCTTCAAACTGATGCTGCATCAAGGAATCAACCTTGCACCTTCTAAATACGAGGCATGGTTCATTACTATCGCGCATACCGAGCAAGATATTCAAGATACACTAATCGCAGTTGAAAACAGTTTCAAACAAATGTAG
- a CDS encoding aromatic acid exporter family protein yields the protein MKLGARIFKTGIAIIVALLIAHQINGQGAIVAGISALFAMQPNVYRSFKTIIEQFQGNLIGAVLAIIMASLFGFHIVIIGITSIMLISILQKVNLSHVTGLAVVTQLIIMDHQDGAFLESAVLRFTFVMIGVISAFVVNTLFLPPKFESKIYYQCLSISSDIFKWIRLEINGSTEFHAVKRDIDNIRSRIEKLEEQYNLYKEERAYTKKGSIRNLRKKIIFKETVLATRRAYDVLRKMHRYENDVINLPEELKVQIKFELDELMTLHEELLMRISKKVPATKHDCQTGITEPYKLNIMDAFLEEINTTPSDAYSKEHIFVIIGTLFDYRDKLEHLDRITHSFYKFHKEDKKFRIEHSEEL from the coding sequence ATGAAATTAGGTGCACGTATATTCAAAACTGGAATTGCTATTATCGTTGCCTTGTTAATCGCACATCAAATCAATGGGCAAGGCGCTATCGTTGCTGGCATCTCAGCATTATTTGCAATGCAACCCAATGTGTACAGATCATTTAAAACGATTATTGAACAATTTCAAGGAAACTTAATAGGTGCTGTACTTGCAATAATCATGGCTTCTTTATTTGGTTTTCATATCGTCATTATCGGCATTACTTCTATCATGCTGATTTCAATATTACAGAAAGTCAACCTTTCACATGTTACAGGTCTTGCTGTAGTCACTCAGCTCATTATTATGGACCACCAGGACGGTGCGTTCCTGGAATCTGCTGTTTTAAGATTTACGTTCGTTATGATTGGAGTAATCAGTGCGTTTGTCGTGAACACATTATTTTTGCCACCTAAATTCGAAAGTAAGATTTATTATCAATGTTTGAGTATCTCGAGTGATATTTTCAAGTGGATTCGTCTAGAAATTAATGGCTCAACAGAATTCCATGCAGTAAAAAGAGATATAGATAACATCCGCAGTCGTATCGAGAAACTTGAAGAACAGTATAACTTGTACAAAGAAGAACGTGCATACACGAAAAAAGGCAGTATTCGGAATCTACGCAAAAAGATCATCTTTAAAGAGACTGTACTGGCAACGCGTCGCGCCTATGATGTACTGCGCAAAATGCATAGATACGAAAATGATGTCATTAATTTGCCGGAAGAACTAAAAGTTCAGATTAAATTTGAACTCGATGAATTAATGACACTACATGAAGAGCTGCTTATGCGGATATCAAAGAAAGTGCCCGCTACAAAACATGACTGTCAAACCGGGATAACCGAACCTTATAAGCTCAATATCATGGATGCATTTCTTGAAGAGATCAACACGACACCAAGTGATGCATATAGCAAGGAACATATATTTGTAATTATCGGGACACTATTTGATTATCGTGATAAACTCGAACACCTTGATCGTATTACACATAGCTTCTATAAGTTTCATAAAGAGGATAAGAAATTCAGAATCGAACATAGTGAAGAGTTATAA
- a CDS encoding DNA-3-methyladenine glycosylase — translation MDLSFLAYDTLTAAQALLGKYIYTEQDGAVTGGYITEVEAYLGEHDKAAHAYQLRRTKKNEMMYRDFGTIYVYTMHGHHCMNFITKDTAHPEGVLIRGIEPVTGIDTMIKRRGRENHLTDGPGKLTQSLGIKREHYNGTRLNDDGVCIREGRTPRVITASKRIGIDNKEEAVDYLYRFTVKGNPHVSKDKVVVEENNGWQ, via the coding sequence TTGGATTTGTCATTTTTGGCATATGATACATTAACAGCAGCACAAGCCTTGCTCGGAAAGTATATCTACACTGAGCAGGATGGTGCTGTTACCGGTGGATATATTACTGAAGTAGAAGCATATCTTGGGGAACATGATAAAGCAGCACATGCATATCAGCTGCGTCGGACTAAGAAGAACGAAATGATGTATCGCGACTTTGGTACGATTTATGTATATACGATGCATGGACATCATTGTATGAACTTTATAACGAAAGATACAGCGCATCCTGAAGGGGTGCTTATCCGTGGAATCGAACCGGTAACAGGAATAGATACGATGATAAAGAGGCGAGGTCGTGAAAATCATCTGACAGACGGACCAGGAAAACTGACACAAAGTTTAGGAATTAAACGAGAACATTACAACGGAACGCGTCTAAATGACGACGGCGTATGTATAAGAGAAGGCAGAACACCGAGAGTAATTACAGCATCAAAGCGTATCGGAATCGATAATAAAGAAGAAGCGGTGGATTATCTCTATCGATTTACTGTAAAAGGAAATCCACACGTATCAAAAGATAAAGTCGTGGTAGAAGAGAATAATGGTTGGCAATGA
- a CDS encoding ABC transporter ATP-binding protein has product MLKRYMQFVKPYTMLIILTIIIGILKFGIPLLIPLLIKYVIDDVINNTSMSVAEKKEALLQALLLFGFIFTVIRPPVEYFRQYLAQWTSNKILYDIRKKLYKHLQALSVRFYANNKVGEVISRVINDVESTKDFIITGLMNVWLDLVTIIIALAIMFTMDVKLTLVSLIVFPFYMFSVYYFFGNLRKLTRERSQSLAEVQGFLHERVQGMTLIKTFAIEEEENKRFDRRNKNFLNKAMNHTRWNAKSFAVINTITDVGPLLVVGFGAWQVIGGHLSVGALAAFIAYLDRLYGPLRRLVSSSTTLTQSMASMDRMFQLFDEPYDIKDTKNARDIQIHRGDISFNNVGFKYNEDDTEVLHNINLDIKSGETIAFVGMSGGGKSTMISLIPRFYDVTQGEIIVDHHPIKDYTLESLRTQIGMVMQDNILFSESIRNNILLGKPGATEEEMIQAAKLANAHDFIMSLPDGYDTEVGERGVKLSGGQKQRVAISRVFLKNPPILILDEATSALDLESEAVIQEALESLSQDRTTVIVAHRLSTITHADKIVVVQDGEIVEMGTHHELMQKHEHYYNLYSIQNLESVD; this is encoded by the coding sequence ATGTTAAAGCGCTATATGCAATTTGTAAAACCCTATACGATGCTGATTATCTTGACGATTATTATAGGGATATTAAAGTTTGGAATTCCGTTATTAATTCCATTATTGATTAAATATGTTATCGATGATGTCATCAATAATACATCGATGTCAGTCGCAGAGAAAAAAGAAGCATTACTACAAGCCTTACTCTTATTCGGATTTATCTTCACGGTTATCCGTCCGCCTGTTGAGTATTTCAGACAGTATCTTGCTCAATGGACAAGCAACAAAATACTATACGATATTAGAAAGAAGCTCTATAAGCATCTTCAGGCACTGAGCGTGAGGTTTTATGCTAACAATAAAGTTGGAGAAGTCATCTCACGTGTTATCAATGATGTTGAATCGACGAAAGATTTCATCATCACAGGTCTGATGAATGTATGGCTGGACTTAGTTACGATTATTATTGCACTTGCTATTATGTTTACGATGGATGTCAAGCTGACGCTTGTGTCATTGATTGTCTTTCCATTTTATATGTTCAGCGTCTATTATTTCTTCGGCAACCTGCGTAAACTTACGCGTGAACGCAGTCAGTCGCTGGCAGAAGTGCAAGGATTCCTGCATGAACGTGTTCAAGGTATGACATTGATCAAGACATTTGCTATAGAAGAAGAGGAAAATAAGCGGTTCGATAGACGCAACAAGAATTTTTTGAATAAGGCGATGAATCATACGAGATGGAATGCCAAAAGTTTTGCTGTAATCAATACGATTACAGATGTCGGACCATTGCTTGTAGTAGGCTTTGGTGCATGGCAGGTCATTGGTGGCCACCTTTCAGTCGGTGCATTAGCGGCATTTATCGCGTATCTTGACAGATTGTATGGCCCTTTAAGAAGACTGGTCAGCTCATCAACGACATTAACACAAAGCATGGCGTCGATGGACCGAATGTTCCAGCTCTTTGATGAACCTTATGATATTAAAGATACGAAGAACGCACGTGATATTCAGATCCACCGAGGAGATATTTCATTTAACAATGTTGGATTTAAGTATAACGAAGATGATACAGAAGTATTGCACAATATTAATCTGGATATTAAAAGTGGTGAAACTATAGCGTTTGTTGGAATGAGCGGTGGGGGTAAATCGACGATGATCAGTCTGATACCGAGATTCTACGATGTTACGCAAGGTGAAATCATCGTAGATCATCATCCGATTAAAGATTATACACTGGAAAGCTTACGTACACAGATAGGCATGGTCATGCAGGATAATATTCTCTTCTCTGAATCGATTCGTAATAATATCTTGTTAGGAAAACCTGGTGCCACAGAAGAAGAGATGATTCAGGCTGCGAAACTCGCGAATGCCCACGACTTTATTATGAGTTTACCTGACGGCTACGATACAGAAGTAGGCGAACGTGGCGTTAAGTTATCAGGTGGTCAGAAGCAGCGTGTTGCAATTTCTCGTGTATTCCTGAAGAATCCACCGATTCTTATACTGGATGAAGCGACAAGTGCACTGGACCTTGAAAGTGAAGCGGTGATACAGGAAGCACTAGAGTCTCTATCTCAAGATAGAACAACAGTAATCGTCGCACATAGATTGTCGACAATTACACATGCAGATAAGATTGTAGTGGTTCAAGATGGTGAAATTGTTGAAATGGGTACACACCACGAATTGATGCAAAAGCACGAACATTATTATAATCTCTATTCTATTCAAAACTTAGAAAGTGTTGATTAA
- a CDS encoding DUF402 domain-containing protein, with translation MVKESIPKEGQNVQIQSYKHNGKIHRIWSETTILKGTNHVIIGGNNRTLVTESDGRTWVTREPAIVYFHAEYWFNVICMFREDGVYYYCNLSSPFVCDSEAIKYIDYDLDIKVYPNGKYHLLDEDEYQQHMKQMNYPEEIDLILRRNVDILQQWIERKKGPFAPDFIKVWQERFHFQKRIKED, from the coding sequence ATGGTCAAAGAATCCATACCAAAAGAAGGCCAGAATGTGCAGATTCAAAGCTATAAACATAATGGGAAAATTCACAGAATCTGGTCCGAAACAACGATTTTAAAAGGAACAAATCATGTCATTATCGGAGGGAATAATCGTACTCTTGTAACTGAGAGTGATGGTCGAACTTGGGTTACACGTGAACCTGCAATCGTCTATTTTCATGCAGAATACTGGTTCAATGTCATCTGTATGTTCCGTGAAGATGGCGTTTATTATTACTGTAACTTATCCTCACCGTTCGTATGTGATAGTGAGGCTATTAAGTACATTGATTACGACCTGGATATTAAAGTATATCCAAATGGTAAGTATCATCTGCTTGATGAAGATGAATATCAGCAGCACATGAAACAGATGAACTATCCCGAAGAGATCGATTTGATCCTAAGGCGAAACGTTGACATTTTGCAACAATGGATTGAAAGAAAGAAAGGACCATTTGCTCCGGACTTTATCAAAGTCTGGCAGGAAAGATTTCATTTTCAAAAGAGAATCAAGGAAGATTAA
- the mutY gene encoding A/G-specific adenine glycosylase, with the protein MLNKQQFSQHLLDWFYKNKREMPWRETKDPYKIWLSEVMLQQTQVNTVKPYYLKFTERFPDIRTLASAEIDEVSKYWEGLGYYSRVRNFHSAVKEVQESYDGVVPNNPEDFLKLKGVGPYTQGAVMSIAFNHQIPAVDGNVYRVFSRLDNDDFDISSSSARRHFEDKVMDVMPKAAGDFNEALMELGATVCTPKAPLCMFCPVQQHCESYNAGTVQLRPVKLKKIKKKIEHWKVLVIMHDDKIYIEQRPSTGLLQSMWQFPMFNIDTHQDTIEEQLNMSLYVEDDPFMSLKHQFTHVTWDMEVYRAVALGRVDDAKFIDIEEKERFNFPVSMTKIFKKYIDELK; encoded by the coding sequence ATGTTAAACAAACAGCAATTTTCGCAGCATCTCCTGGATTGGTTTTATAAAAATAAACGAGAGATGCCTTGGAGAGAAACGAAAGATCCATATAAAATCTGGTTATCAGAAGTGATGCTGCAGCAGACACAGGTCAATACGGTTAAACCTTATTATTTGAAGTTTACAGAACGATTTCCTGATATACGGACGCTGGCATCTGCAGAGATTGATGAAGTATCGAAATATTGGGAAGGGCTTGGGTATTATTCTCGTGTACGCAATTTCCATAGTGCAGTAAAAGAAGTACAGGAAAGCTATGATGGCGTGGTACCGAATAATCCTGAAGACTTCTTAAAGTTGAAAGGGGTTGGCCCTTATACGCAAGGTGCGGTAATGAGCATTGCATTTAATCATCAAATACCAGCAGTTGATGGCAATGTCTATCGTGTGTTCTCTAGATTGGATAATGATGATTTTGATATATCGAGCTCATCAGCACGACGTCATTTTGAAGACAAGGTGATGGATGTCATGCCAAAAGCAGCAGGTGACTTTAATGAAGCTTTGATGGAACTTGGCGCGACTGTATGTACACCTAAGGCACCATTATGTATGTTCTGTCCAGTTCAACAACATTGTGAAAGTTATAATGCAGGTACTGTACAGTTAAGACCTGTCAAACTAAAGAAGATTAAAAAGAAGATAGAACATTGGAAAGTGCTTGTGATTATGCATGACGATAAGATATATATTGAGCAGCGACCATCGACTGGATTACTGCAGTCGATGTGGCAGTTTCCGATGTTTAATATCGACACGCATCAAGACACGATTGAAGAACAGCTGAATATGTCGTTATATGTTGAAGATGATCCTTTTATGTCACTTAAGCATCAGTTTACGCATGTGACATGGGATATGGAAGTTTATCGTGCCGTGGCATTAGGTCGTGTAGATGACGCAAAATTTATAGATATAGAGGAGAAGGAACGTTTCAATTTCCCTGTATCGATGACAAAAATATTCAAAAAATATATTGATGAGTTGAAATAG
- a CDS encoding metal-dependent hydrolase — MDTATHVVMGVALAGLATIDPAVTSMYPAVVTTVMVGSQIPDIDTVLKLRNNAVYITHHRGITHSIPFTLFWPIVLTVMAMLIFKVDAPFHLWMWAQIAVLLHVFVDIFNSYGTQALRPLTKKWIQIGIINTFDPIIFMSHIIAILLWYIGFNPISTFGSLYLLLIVYYIIRRMLQQMIKKNVLLRIPKDETVIKSFVAPTIRFFEWRIAVQTDKYDYIGRSYKGSVHFSDKFVRKKLPDKVVMQHAKHDRNLRAFLSFSSIYRYTITETGTGYELRFIDLRYLKNGHYSFVAILSLDSAYRVTHSYTGWVFSEEKLQRKLVKSKI; from the coding sequence ATGGATACTGCCACTCATGTCGTTATGGGCGTTGCACTTGCTGGCCTTGCAACAATCGATCCTGCAGTAACTTCTATGTATCCTGCGGTTGTGACCACTGTTATGGTCGGTTCACAAATACCTGATATCGATACCGTACTGAAGTTACGTAATAATGCAGTATATATCACTCATCACCGCGGGATAACACACTCAATACCATTTACATTATTCTGGCCAATTGTGCTTACTGTTATGGCGATGCTCATTTTTAAAGTGGATGCCCCGTTCCATCTATGGATGTGGGCACAAATTGCTGTATTGCTGCATGTCTTTGTAGATATCTTTAATTCATATGGGACTCAGGCGTTACGACCACTTACTAAGAAATGGATACAAATCGGTATTATCAATACATTTGATCCGATTATATTTATGTCACATATCATTGCAATATTGTTATGGTATATCGGCTTTAATCCCATCTCTACGTTTGGTAGTCTCTACTTACTCCTTATCGTCTACTATATCATTCGACGTATGCTGCAACAAATGATTAAGAAGAACGTCCTGTTACGTATTCCTAAAGATGAGACAGTCATTAAATCATTTGTTGCTCCAACAATAAGATTCTTTGAATGGCGTATTGCTGTCCAGACTGATAAGTATGACTATATCGGTAGAAGCTATAAGGGAAGTGTTCACTTCAGTGATAAGTTCGTACGTAAGAAACTACCAGATAAAGTAGTGATGCAGCACGCAAAGCATGACAGAAACTTACGTGCATTCTTAAGCTTTAGTTCTATATATCGCTATACAATCACAGAGACGGGTACAGGATATGAACTTCGCTTTATCGATTTACGTTACTTAAAGAACGGACATTATTCATTCGTTGCAATTCTCAGCCTGGATAGCGCATACCGCGTCACACATAGCTACACGGGATGGGTATTCTCAGAAGAAAAATTACAGCGTAAGCTCGTTAAGAGCAAAATTTAA